From one Prochlorococcus marinus str. MIT 0912 genomic stretch:
- a CDS encoding DUF3493 domain-containing protein yields MNNPNKPGSNLDPNLRARLLKESKNPYRGLRRAVWIALFGSAALGFFIMITNIIAGDTVSFNDLAIQSSALLILSFLLYKDRNKQVED; encoded by the coding sequence TTGAACAATCCAAATAAGCCCGGATCCAATTTGGATCCCAATTTAAGAGCTCGACTTTTAAAGGAGTCAAAAAATCCATATCGGGGATTAAGAAGAGCTGTTTGGATAGCGCTTTTCGGCTCAGCTGCTCTAGGGTTCTTTATTATGATTACTAATATCATCGCAGGTGATACTGTATCTTTTAATGATCTTGCAATCCAAAGCTCAGCATTATTAATTCTAAGTTTTTTATTATATAAAGATAGAAATAAACAAGTTGAAGATTAA
- the folE gene encoding GTP cyclohydrolase I, with the protein MTSTAPNENVKDNLKEQISCKLVSEIIRERIEANGARFHANDNISDFIQPGELETLEREVATRVRDLLKTLLIDVDNDHNTQETAERVSRMYLNEVFKGRYHPQPKVTNFPNDRNLDEIYTLGPITVRSACSHHLVPILGDCWIGIKPGEKVIGISKFARVADWVFSRPHIQEEAVMILADEIERLCEPKGLAILVKAQHYCMKWRGVKEPETSMINSIVRGDFRHDASLKQEFFELVKQQSNFGKNY; encoded by the coding sequence ATGACTTCTACTGCTCCTAATGAGAATGTTAAGGATAATTTAAAAGAACAAATTTCTTGCAAATTGGTCTCAGAAATAATTCGTGAACGTATAGAAGCAAATGGAGCAAGATTCCATGCAAATGATAATATTTCCGATTTTATTCAGCCAGGAGAACTAGAGACTCTTGAGAGAGAAGTTGCCACAAGAGTTAGAGATTTGCTCAAAACTTTATTGATTGATGTCGATAATGACCACAACACTCAAGAAACTGCAGAACGCGTTTCCAGAATGTATTTAAATGAAGTATTTAAAGGCAGATATCATCCTCAACCTAAGGTTACTAATTTCCCCAACGATAGGAATCTAGATGAGATCTATACACTAGGACCAATAACTGTTAGATCTGCTTGTTCTCATCACTTGGTTCCAATTCTTGGAGATTGCTGGATAGGAATAAAACCTGGTGAAAAAGTTATTGGAATTTCGAAGTTTGCAAGAGTAGCTGATTGGGTATTTTCTAGGCCACATATTCAAGAAGAAGCTGTAATGATTCTTGCTGATGAAATTGAACGTTTGTGCGAACCAAAAGGTCTAGCAATCCTTGTTAAAGCTCAACATTATTGTATGAAATGGCGAGGAGTAAAAGAACCCGAAACCAGCATGATCAACTCAATCGTTAGAGGTGATTTCCGTCATGATGCAAGCTTGAAGCAGGAGTTCTTCGAACTTGTTAAACAACAATCAAACTTCGGTAAAAATTACTAA